In Drosophila santomea strain STO CAGO 1482 chromosome 3L, Prin_Dsan_1.1, whole genome shotgun sequence, a single window of DNA contains:
- the LOC120449677 gene encoding testis-expressed protein 2 isoform X2 has protein sequence MDSLKLPKANSATSSASGSNSNLSGSTSASASAATSPTSSGTAVGGILSGAPKSPPGLSSSTPITVRFNANEESLDDILQSFHHSKHSPSGGAIGGGDASPTSNLLGMKNNGLGLNSGLVVGNCDSLSSSPSQPQMQGGSSSLFGNDEVTLRNNFMQSFNRKRSGSIEGVSPTSSGPSLISALSAASAAGGAGGSAGGAVPAGESSSSGGTWRLIKGKVTQTIEEIKSSKLPPTAAIPIIVADPPSTGWSNDPDSDTECLTVNTSISEELPLDQEHKQNSDSEVEAELLQHDSISLGSGDVPATAATGHSERSRLRRGLAHIRSKVKAKQQAAAAMNKKDVSPSGSTAPPASVRTGFLRRRNVVEAGSEPSTSQQAEIAIASGKAKKRGILLARKDVEIESGVEVLEDMIPSTAVHSDPSIEVADKRAEEVTDAASNADSRASLTLPVAPGVSPLAFASSFVAKESHSLPRDNRSRNSFLSHLSMLSVSQWREKHQGASEFALPVLLSVFLILLMILPVPDFLRGVFATLLFFTVMDCCGGRLRALLEDFLLTTHPERVAFAIPNYKFMPICEIPAVEEHKTIKTYAGWMNEINSYDPNMFSFSLTRAVYIRLDGTILKMSGTNARIPKRRMWNEPPIDRHKILFTDHRSYDLRDCRIELLPLGLANKRFFNRKYPIQLIIKSSRDVPEEQSSVESQSEPTVKTDAKEAKAGSSSGTTPPGGEEEKLVDFAGTVMQADLQQLRNTVNPDKELNDITVPCGDEVRLLLFSRCDREKEDWYRRFINASKGFVHEQDLQVPMVRFVEDTDLQAAAARQALLLVTGLGKGNVKPEDDISTGKANDETDQQTPDGQFETVTEEDLLDTPKEESFDGMIMSANVARNPPDYVRFMAVYQSRRAKRQEDELWKGIDQSLFLGPSGSIVWANVLLGRCLYSWLHDAMLHEKLKEVLQKKLNSIKLPSFMEEVIITNIYLGESPLLCHRVSQPMLDERGVWVDADVTYEGLAHITVTTKLNLLRIRSKTKSPMATDNVPTTSVLPEQSQDPRSLSEVNSENVIYDSDAESSGGSSTESESPPPGNAPENAAGTEFFQNSPGNARRIFKIVDRIAASNLFQYATELPYVQRAMENMNANITLRVDLKGLVARGTLNVPPPPSDRVWVSFRGPPRLWISTKPQVGDKSVDWSIVTNVIESKLCEAVNKFLVYPNMVDFSIPFLSNPNFDEEQGNAAN, from the exons ATGGACTCGCTCAAGTTACCAAAGG CCAACAGTGCCACCAGCAGTGCCAGCGGCAGCAATAGCAACCTGTCCGGCTCGACATCCGCGTCCGCATCCGCAGCCACATCGCCCACATCGTCGGGAACTGCGGTGGGTGGCATTCTATCCGGTGCCCCAAAATCGCCACCTGGCCTGAGCAGCAGCACACCGATCACGGTGCGATTCAATGCCAACGAGGAGTCCCTGGACGACATCCTGCAGTCCTTCCATCACAGCAAGCACAGTCCCAGTGGAGGAGCGATTGGCGGCGGCGATGCATCGCCCACATCGAATCTCCTCGGGATGAAGAACAACGGATTGGGACTCAACAGTGGACTGGTGGTGGGCAACTGCGACTCCCTCTCCAGCAGCCCATCGCAGCCTCAGATGCAGGGCGGATCCTCATCCCTCTTCGGC AACGACGAAGTAACTCTGCGCAATAATTTCATGCAATCTTTCAATCGAAAAAG ATCCGGCAGCATTGAAGGTGTATCACCGACGTCCAGTGGTCCCAGTCTCATATCCGCACTTTCGGCTGCCAGTGCAGCAGGCGGAGCAGGCGGCTCCGCGGGTGGAGCTGTCCCCGCTGGCGAAAGCAGCTCTAGCGGCGGCACCTGGCGACTGATCAAGGGCAAGGTCACACAAACCATCGAGGAGATCAAGTCCTCAAAGCTGCCACCAACCGCAGCCATACCTATTATAGTGGCTGATCCACCCTCAACTGGCTGGAGCAACGATCCCGACTCGGACACCGAGTGCCTCACAGTGAACACATCCATCAGCGAGGAGCTGCCCCTGGACCAGGAGCACAAACAGAACTCCGATTCGGAGGTGGAGGCCGAGCTGCTACAGCACGACAGCATAAGTTTGGGCAGTGGCGACGTGCCAGCAACGGCAGCCACTGGCCATTCGGAGCGATCTCGTCTGCGTCGTGGCCTGGCCCACATTCGATCCAAGGTAAAGGCCAAGCAACAAGCGGCAGCGGCCATGAACAAGAAAGATGTCAGTCCCAGTGGCTCCACAGCGCCACCAGCATCGGTGCGCACAGGATTTCTGCGACGGCGCAACGTGGTGGAGGCGGGCAGCGAACCCTCCACCAGCCAGCAGGCGGAGATTGCGATCGCGAGTGGCAAGGCCAAGAAACGCGGCATTCTGTTGGCTCGCAAGGACGTGGAGATCGAGTCCGGCGTGGAGGTGCTCGAGGATATGATTCCTTCAACTGCAGTGCATAGCGATCCCTCAATAGAAGTCGCCGATAAGCGAGCGGAAGAAGTGACCGACGCTGCATCTAATGCCGATTCTCGAGCCAGTCTAACTCTTCCAGTGGCGCCGGGCGTCAGTCCGCTGGCTTTTGCCAGCTCATTCGTGGCGAAAGAATCGCATAGCTTGCCAAGGGACAACCGGAGCAGGAACAGCTTCCTCTCCCACCTAAGCATGCTCAGTGTTTCCCAGTGGCGCGAGAAGCATCAAGGCGCCTCGGAATTTGCACTTCCTGTGCTACTCTCCGTCTTCTTGATTTTGCTGATGATTTTGCCAGTGCCCGATTTTCTGCGCGGTGTATTCGCCACCCTTTTGTTCTTCACGGTAATGGACTGTTGTGGCGGTCGTCTGAGAGCATTGCTCGAGGATTTCCTGCTGACCACGCATCCGGAGCGAGTGGCCTTCGCCATTCCCAATTACAAATTCATGCCGATCTGCGAGATTCCTGCCGTGGAGGAGCACAAGACGATCAAAACATATGCGGGCTGGATGAATGAGATAAACAGCTATGACCCCAACATGTTCTCCTTCAGTCTTACACGAGCTGTTTATATACGATTGGATGGAACTATCCTTAAGATGTCCGGGACGAACGCCCGGATTCCCAAGCGGCGCATGTGGAACGAGCCGCCAATTGATCGTCACAAGATCCTGTTTACTGATCATCGTTCTTATGATCTCAGAGACTGCCGCATAGAACTACTGCCTTTGGGTCTCGCCAATAAGCG TTTCTTTAATCGCAAGTATCCCATACAACTGATCATCAAGAGTAGCAGGGATGTGCCCGAAGAGCAGAGTTCCGTGGAAAGCCAGTCGGAGCCAACGGTTAAAACGGATGCCAAAGAAGCTAAAGCCGGCTCATCATCGGGAACTACACCACCCGGCGGAGAGGAGGAGAAACTTGTAGATTTTGCGGGCACGGTTATGCAGGCAGAT TTACAGCAACTGAGGAACACAGTTAATCCGGACAAGGAGCTGAACGATATTACCGTGCCCTGTGGTGATGAGGTGCGTTTACTGCTCTTCTCGAGATGCGATCGTGAAAAAGAAGACTGGTATCGACGCTTCATCAACGCCAGTAAGGGCTTTGTTCACGAACAGGACCTTCAGGTGCCAATGGTCCGTTTCGTGGAGGACACTGATCTTCAGGCGGCGGCCGCTAGACAGGCCTTGCTGCTGGTCACTGGATTGGGAAAGGGTAACGTCAAG CCTGAAGATGATATTTCCACTGGAAAAGCTAATGATGAAACTGATCAGCAGACGCCAGATGGACAGTTTGAGACTGTAACCGAAGAGGATTTACTCGACACACCCAAGGAGGAGTCCTTCGATGGCATGATCATGAGTGCCAATGTGGCCAGGAATCCGCCAGACTACGTTCGATTCATGGCCGTTTATCAG TCTCGCCGTGCCAAACGTCAGGAAGATGAACTGTGGAAGGGCATTGACCAGTCGCTCTTCCTGGGTCCTTCCGGCAGCATTGTGTGGGCTAATGTGCTCCTGGGACGATGCCTATACAGCTGGCTTCACGATGCCATGCTGCACGAGAAGCTGAAGGAGGTGTTGCAGAAGAAATTAAACTCCATTAAGCTGCCCAGCTTCATGGAGGAGGTCATCATCACAAACATATACTTGGGTGAGTCGCCATTACTATGTCATCGCGTCTCGCAGCCGATGCTGGATGAGCGCGGCGTGTGGGTTGATGCCGATGTGACCTACGAGGGATTGGCTCACATAACAGTAACTACAAAGCTGAATCTGCTGCGCATACGCAGTAAGACAAAGTCACCAATGGCCACCGATAATGTGCCCACCACCTCGGTCCTGCCGGAGCAATCGCAGGACCCGCGCAGCCTTTCGGAGGTTAATTCGGAAAACGTCATCTATGACAGTGACGCAGAGAGCTCGGGCGGCTCATCCACTGAATCTGAGAGCCCCCCGCCGGGCAATGCCCCCGAGAATGCGGCTGGAACGGA ATTCTTTCAGAATTCTCCCGGCAATGCGCGGCGCATCTTTAAGATTGTCGACCGGATAGCCGCCTCCAATCTATTTCAATACGCCACCGAGCTGCCGTACGTGCAGCGAGCCATGGAGAACATGAACGCGAATATCACTTTGCGCGTAGATCTCAAAGGTTTGGTGGCACGTGGAACTTTGAATGTGCCACCGCCGCCATCCGATCGAGTGTGGGTTAGCTTCCGCGGACCGCCTCGCCTGTGGATATCCACCAAGCCCCAAGTGGGCGACAAATCCGTCGATTGGTCCATTGTGACCAATGTCATTGAGAGCAAACTGTGCGAGGCTGTTAACAAGTTTCTGGTCTATCCAAATATGGTAGACTTCTCCATACCATTCCTGAGCAACCCCAATTTTGACGAGGAGCAAGGGAACGCAGCCAActaa
- the LOC120449677 gene encoding testis-expressed protein 2 isoform X1, with translation MDSLKLPKANSATSSASGSNSNLSGSTSASASAATSPTSSGTAVGGILSGAPKSPPGLSSSTPITVRFNANEESLDDILQSFHHSKHSPSGGAIGGGDASPTSNLLGMKNNGLGLNSGLVVGNCDSLSSSPSQPQMQGGSSSLFGNDEVTLRNNFMQSFNRKRSGSIEGVSPTSSGPSLISALSAASAAGGAGGSAGGAVPAGESSSSGGTWRLIKGKVTQTIEEIKSSKLPPTAAIPIIVADPPSTGWSNDPDSDTECLTVNTSISEELPLDQEHKQNSDSEVEAELLQHDSISLGSGDVPATAATGHSERSRLRRGLAHIRSKVKAKQQAAAAMNKKDVSPSGSTAPPASVRTGFLRRRNVVEAGSEPSTSQQAEIAIASGKAKKRGILLARKDVEIESGVEVLEDMIPSTAVHSDPSIEVADKRAEEVTDAASNADSRASLTLPVAPGVSPLAFASSFVAKESHSLPRDNRSRNSFLSHLSMLSVSQWREKHQGASEFALPVLLSVFLILLMILPVPDFLRGVFATLLFFTVMDCCGGRLRALLEDFLLTTHPERVAFAIPNYKFMPICEIPAVEEHKTIKTYAGWMNEINSYDPNMFSFSLTRAVYIRLDGTILKMSGTNARIPKRRMWNEPPIDRHKILFTDHRSYDLRDCRIELLPLGLANKRFFNRKYPIQLIIKSSRDVPEEQSSVESQSEPTVKTDAKEAKAGSSSGTTPPGGEEEKLVDFAGTVMQADLQQLRNTVNPDKELNDITVPCGDEVRLLLFSRCDREKEDWYRRFINASKGFVHEQDLQVPMVRFVEDTDLQAAAARQALLLVTGLGKGNVKPEDDISTGKANDETDQQTPDGQFETVTEEDLLDTPKEESFDGMIMSANVARNPPDYVRFMAVYQKACNQSSIPVTRSSVGTMRTTDRRQRKSRRAKRQEDELWKGIDQSLFLGPSGSIVWANVLLGRCLYSWLHDAMLHEKLKEVLQKKLNSIKLPSFMEEVIITNIYLGESPLLCHRVSQPMLDERGVWVDADVTYEGLAHITVTTKLNLLRIRSKTKSPMATDNVPTTSVLPEQSQDPRSLSEVNSENVIYDSDAESSGGSSTESESPPPGNAPENAAGTEFFQNSPGNARRIFKIVDRIAASNLFQYATELPYVQRAMENMNANITLRVDLKGLVARGTLNVPPPPSDRVWVSFRGPPRLWISTKPQVGDKSVDWSIVTNVIESKLCEAVNKFLVYPNMVDFSIPFLSNPNFDEEQGNAAN, from the exons ATGGACTCGCTCAAGTTACCAAAGG CCAACAGTGCCACCAGCAGTGCCAGCGGCAGCAATAGCAACCTGTCCGGCTCGACATCCGCGTCCGCATCCGCAGCCACATCGCCCACATCGTCGGGAACTGCGGTGGGTGGCATTCTATCCGGTGCCCCAAAATCGCCACCTGGCCTGAGCAGCAGCACACCGATCACGGTGCGATTCAATGCCAACGAGGAGTCCCTGGACGACATCCTGCAGTCCTTCCATCACAGCAAGCACAGTCCCAGTGGAGGAGCGATTGGCGGCGGCGATGCATCGCCCACATCGAATCTCCTCGGGATGAAGAACAACGGATTGGGACTCAACAGTGGACTGGTGGTGGGCAACTGCGACTCCCTCTCCAGCAGCCCATCGCAGCCTCAGATGCAGGGCGGATCCTCATCCCTCTTCGGC AACGACGAAGTAACTCTGCGCAATAATTTCATGCAATCTTTCAATCGAAAAAG ATCCGGCAGCATTGAAGGTGTATCACCGACGTCCAGTGGTCCCAGTCTCATATCCGCACTTTCGGCTGCCAGTGCAGCAGGCGGAGCAGGCGGCTCCGCGGGTGGAGCTGTCCCCGCTGGCGAAAGCAGCTCTAGCGGCGGCACCTGGCGACTGATCAAGGGCAAGGTCACACAAACCATCGAGGAGATCAAGTCCTCAAAGCTGCCACCAACCGCAGCCATACCTATTATAGTGGCTGATCCACCCTCAACTGGCTGGAGCAACGATCCCGACTCGGACACCGAGTGCCTCACAGTGAACACATCCATCAGCGAGGAGCTGCCCCTGGACCAGGAGCACAAACAGAACTCCGATTCGGAGGTGGAGGCCGAGCTGCTACAGCACGACAGCATAAGTTTGGGCAGTGGCGACGTGCCAGCAACGGCAGCCACTGGCCATTCGGAGCGATCTCGTCTGCGTCGTGGCCTGGCCCACATTCGATCCAAGGTAAAGGCCAAGCAACAAGCGGCAGCGGCCATGAACAAGAAAGATGTCAGTCCCAGTGGCTCCACAGCGCCACCAGCATCGGTGCGCACAGGATTTCTGCGACGGCGCAACGTGGTGGAGGCGGGCAGCGAACCCTCCACCAGCCAGCAGGCGGAGATTGCGATCGCGAGTGGCAAGGCCAAGAAACGCGGCATTCTGTTGGCTCGCAAGGACGTGGAGATCGAGTCCGGCGTGGAGGTGCTCGAGGATATGATTCCTTCAACTGCAGTGCATAGCGATCCCTCAATAGAAGTCGCCGATAAGCGAGCGGAAGAAGTGACCGACGCTGCATCTAATGCCGATTCTCGAGCCAGTCTAACTCTTCCAGTGGCGCCGGGCGTCAGTCCGCTGGCTTTTGCCAGCTCATTCGTGGCGAAAGAATCGCATAGCTTGCCAAGGGACAACCGGAGCAGGAACAGCTTCCTCTCCCACCTAAGCATGCTCAGTGTTTCCCAGTGGCGCGAGAAGCATCAAGGCGCCTCGGAATTTGCACTTCCTGTGCTACTCTCCGTCTTCTTGATTTTGCTGATGATTTTGCCAGTGCCCGATTTTCTGCGCGGTGTATTCGCCACCCTTTTGTTCTTCACGGTAATGGACTGTTGTGGCGGTCGTCTGAGAGCATTGCTCGAGGATTTCCTGCTGACCACGCATCCGGAGCGAGTGGCCTTCGCCATTCCCAATTACAAATTCATGCCGATCTGCGAGATTCCTGCCGTGGAGGAGCACAAGACGATCAAAACATATGCGGGCTGGATGAATGAGATAAACAGCTATGACCCCAACATGTTCTCCTTCAGTCTTACACGAGCTGTTTATATACGATTGGATGGAACTATCCTTAAGATGTCCGGGACGAACGCCCGGATTCCCAAGCGGCGCATGTGGAACGAGCCGCCAATTGATCGTCACAAGATCCTGTTTACTGATCATCGTTCTTATGATCTCAGAGACTGCCGCATAGAACTACTGCCTTTGGGTCTCGCCAATAAGCG TTTCTTTAATCGCAAGTATCCCATACAACTGATCATCAAGAGTAGCAGGGATGTGCCCGAAGAGCAGAGTTCCGTGGAAAGCCAGTCGGAGCCAACGGTTAAAACGGATGCCAAAGAAGCTAAAGCCGGCTCATCATCGGGAACTACACCACCCGGCGGAGAGGAGGAGAAACTTGTAGATTTTGCGGGCACGGTTATGCAGGCAGAT TTACAGCAACTGAGGAACACAGTTAATCCGGACAAGGAGCTGAACGATATTACCGTGCCCTGTGGTGATGAGGTGCGTTTACTGCTCTTCTCGAGATGCGATCGTGAAAAAGAAGACTGGTATCGACGCTTCATCAACGCCAGTAAGGGCTTTGTTCACGAACAGGACCTTCAGGTGCCAATGGTCCGTTTCGTGGAGGACACTGATCTTCAGGCGGCGGCCGCTAGACAGGCCTTGCTGCTGGTCACTGGATTGGGAAAGGGTAACGTCAAG CCTGAAGATGATATTTCCACTGGAAAAGCTAATGATGAAACTGATCAGCAGACGCCAGATGGACAGTTTGAGACTGTAACCGAAGAGGATTTACTCGACACACCCAAGGAGGAGTCCTTCGATGGCATGATCATGAGTGCCAATGTGGCCAGGAATCCGCCAGACTACGTTCGATTCATGGCCGTTTATCAG AAGGCTTGTAACCAGAGCAGTATTCCCGTTACCCGAAGTTCCGTTGGAACTATGCGTACCACTGATAGGCGACAAAGAAAA TCTCGCCGTGCCAAACGTCAGGAAGATGAACTGTGGAAGGGCATTGACCAGTCGCTCTTCCTGGGTCCTTCCGGCAGCATTGTGTGGGCTAATGTGCTCCTGGGACGATGCCTATACAGCTGGCTTCACGATGCCATGCTGCACGAGAAGCTGAAGGAGGTGTTGCAGAAGAAATTAAACTCCATTAAGCTGCCCAGCTTCATGGAGGAGGTCATCATCACAAACATATACTTGGGTGAGTCGCCATTACTATGTCATCGCGTCTCGCAGCCGATGCTGGATGAGCGCGGCGTGTGGGTTGATGCCGATGTGACCTACGAGGGATTGGCTCACATAACAGTAACTACAAAGCTGAATCTGCTGCGCATACGCAGTAAGACAAAGTCACCAATGGCCACCGATAATGTGCCCACCACCTCGGTCCTGCCGGAGCAATCGCAGGACCCGCGCAGCCTTTCGGAGGTTAATTCGGAAAACGTCATCTATGACAGTGACGCAGAGAGCTCGGGCGGCTCATCCACTGAATCTGAGAGCCCCCCGCCGGGCAATGCCCCCGAGAATGCGGCTGGAACGGA ATTCTTTCAGAATTCTCCCGGCAATGCGCGGCGCATCTTTAAGATTGTCGACCGGATAGCCGCCTCCAATCTATTTCAATACGCCACCGAGCTGCCGTACGTGCAGCGAGCCATGGAGAACATGAACGCGAATATCACTTTGCGCGTAGATCTCAAAGGTTTGGTGGCACGTGGAACTTTGAATGTGCCACCGCCGCCATCCGATCGAGTGTGGGTTAGCTTCCGCGGACCGCCTCGCCTGTGGATATCCACCAAGCCCCAAGTGGGCGACAAATCCGTCGATTGGTCCATTGTGACCAATGTCATTGAGAGCAAACTGTGCGAGGCTGTTAACAAGTTTCTGGTCTATCCAAATATGGTAGACTTCTCCATACCATTCCTGAGCAACCCCAATTTTGACGAGGAGCAAGGGAACGCAGCCAActaa
- the LOC120449677 gene encoding translational regulator orb2 isoform X3, translating to MDSLKLPKANSATSSASGSNSNLSGSTSASASAATSPTSSGTAVGGILSGAPKSPPGLSSSTPITVRFNANEESLDDILQSFHHSKHSPSGGAIGGGDASPTSNLLGMKNNGLGLNSGLVVGNCDSLSSSPSQPQMQGGSSSLFGNDEVTLRNNFMQSFNRKSCGGLPNLNLNKPPQLHQQHQPHQQQHQQHQQHQQHQQLQQHQQQLSPNLSALHHHHHQQQQLREGGGSHSPSSPGGGGGGGGSPYNGSQAGCSSGGISPIPPQMGVSPKYRRSISFPIKGNSPTALYGNPHMDGMGSGHMNIPTLSIGNGGGGGSSGMVSAGATGGGDAPYLGNSYGNMMTSNGQMHHGGMDNSLCDYMRNLSMGAGNGGNGGGDGSNNIALMQDRMRVMGGPKHLSEADAMAIAASGNDPSVYLNALKMGSPSRLSPHSPHSPIQGGNGGNVGDGTARFSRKVFVGGLPPDIDEDEITTSFRRFGPLVVDWPHKAESKSYFPPKGYAFLLFQDESSVQQLIDSCITDEDKLYLCVSSPTIKDKAVQIRPWRLADADYVLDATMSLDPRKTVFVGGVPRPLKAFELAMIMDRLYGGVCYAGIDTDPELKYPKGAGRVAFSNQQSYIAAISARFVQLQHGDIDKRVEVKPYVLDDQMCDECEGQRCGGKFAPFFCANVTCLQYYCEHCWAVIHSRPGREYHKPLVKEGADRPRAVPFRWC from the exons ATGGACTCGCTCAAGTTACCAAAGG CCAACAGTGCCACCAGCAGTGCCAGCGGCAGCAATAGCAACCTGTCCGGCTCGACATCCGCGTCCGCATCCGCAGCCACATCGCCCACATCGTCGGGAACTGCGGTGGGTGGCATTCTATCCGGTGCCCCAAAATCGCCACCTGGCCTGAGCAGCAGCACACCGATCACGGTGCGATTCAATGCCAACGAGGAGTCCCTGGACGACATCCTGCAGTCCTTCCATCACAGCAAGCACAGTCCCAGTGGAGGAGCGATTGGCGGCGGCGATGCATCGCCCACATCGAATCTCCTCGGGATGAAGAACAACGGATTGGGACTCAACAGTGGACTGGTGGTGGGCAACTGCGACTCCCTCTCCAGCAGCCCATCGCAGCCTCAGATGCAGGGCGGATCCTCATCCCTCTTCGGC AACGACGAAGTAACTCTGCGCAATAATTTCATGCAATCTTTCAATCGAAAAAG TTGCGGCGGCCTGCCGAATCTCAATCTCAACAAGCCGCCCCAGCTccaccagcaacatcagccacatcagcaacagcatcagcagcaccagcagcatcagcaacatcagcagctgcagcagcaccaacagcaactGTCGCCGAATCTGAGTGCCCtgcaccatcatcatcaccagcagcagcagctccgcGAGGGCGGAGGATCACATAGCCCCTCGTCGCcgggcggaggaggaggtggaggaggatCGCCGTACAACGGCTCTCAGGCgggctgcagcagcggcggcatcTCGCCCATTCCTCCCCAGATGGGTGTGTCGCCCAAGTATCGTCGCAGCATATCCTTTCCCATCAAGGGAAACTCGCCGACAGCGCTCTATGGGAATCCACACATGGACGGCATGGGTAGTGGGCACATGAATATACCAACACTGTCGATTGGaaatggtggtggtggcggatCTAGTGGCATGGTCTCAGCAGGAGCAACTGGTGGCGGAGATGCGCCATATTTGGGCAACAGCTATGGCAACATGATGACGTCCAATGGACAAATGCACCACGGTGGCATGGATAACTCACTGTGCGACTACATGCGCAACTTGTCGATGGGTGCTGGTAATGGTGGTAACGGTGGTGGCgatggcagcaacaacatcgcTTTAATGCAGGACAGGATGCGCGTGATGGGCGGTCCAAAGCATCTGAGCGAGGCCGATGCCATGGCCATAGCAGCCAGTGGCAATGATCCATCCGTCTACCTGAATGCCCTCAAGATGGGCTCGCCATCCAGGCTCTCTCCACACTCGCCGCACTCACCCATCCAGGGCGGAAATGGCGGAAACGTTGGCGATGGCACGGCTCGCTTCTCCCGGAAGGTATTCGTGGGCGGTCTGCCACCGGACATTGATGAGGATGAGATCACCACTTCGTTCCGGCGCTTCGGCCCACTGGTCGTCGATTGGCCACACAAGGCGGAGTCCAAGTCGTATTTCCCGCCCAAGGGATATGCCTTCCTGCTGTTCCAGGACGAGAGCAGTGTGCAGCAGCTGATTGACTCGTGCATTACGGATGAGGACAAGCTGTATCTATGCGTCTCGTCGCCGACGATCAAGGATAAGGCAGTACAGATTCGCCCATGGCGTCTGGCTGATGCGGACTATGTGCTTGATGCCACCATGTCACTGGATCCACGCAAAACGGTGTTCGTGGGCGGCGTGCCACGTCCCCTGAAGGCCTTCGAATTGGCCATGATCATGGATAGGCTGTACGGTGGCGTATGCTATGCCGGCATTGATACCGATCCGGAACTAAAGTATCCCAAGGGCGCTGGACGCGTGGCCTTCTCGAATCAGCAGAGCTACATAGCGGCCATCTCGGCCAGATTTGTGCAGCTGCAGCATGGCGATATAGACAAGCGGGTGGAGGTCAAGCCCTATGTCCTGGACGATCAGATGTGCGACGAGTGCGAGGGTCAGCGTTGTGGCGGCAAGTTTGCGCCCTTCTTCTGCGCCAATGTCACCTGCTTGCAGTACTACTGCGAGCACTGCTGGGCCGTCATCCATTCGCGACCAGGACGCGAATACCACAAGCCGCTGGTCAAGGAGGGTGCCGACCGGCCGCGTGCGGTCCCCTTTCGCTGGTGTTAA